The DNA window TCTCACGGTGATCTAGGTTAAACCAATTATTATAACAgtaagtaataataataataataataataatttaatatacatatatatatccacGCCTTTAAAAATGCcctttttaatgttttttaatgttttttttaaattttaatgatttttttcgttttcttcttcttcttttgaaTATTAATTACTTGCCGCTTAtcttttacaatttttgtATCATCCGTTATCTCAGTAAGTTGATCTTCAATATTGTCATTGGGCAGTTGACTTGCTTGATTTTTCAAACGTTGTAGTCTTTCTAACTCTTTAACCTGCGAATCTATCTCTTTTAACTTATTCAACTCATTTCGTTTCAacttgtaataataatcattttCTTTGCGGCTTATCCTATTgaaactatttttttcacggagcttttttttaaaatctctATTTTTGGATATGGCACTTTGTCTTAATTGGTATTCCAAAGTATTCTTCCTCTGTAAGTTAGCTTTTTGctcaaaaaaattcttttttaatctttcaaTTTCCTTTTGCTCTGTAAGATTAGAATTACCTTCATTAACAAATGTTACA is part of the Saccharomycodes ludwigii strain NBRC 1722 chromosome III, whole genome shotgun sequence genome and encodes:
- the FYV6 gene encoding Fyv6p (similar to Saccharomyces cerevisiae YNL133C | FYV6 | Function required for Yeast Viability), yielding MSTNKFNSGDTKEYSLSPSESLSENHQKIAENLSAVTFVNEGNSNLTEQKEIERLKKNFFEQKANLQRKNTLEYQLRQSAISKNRDFKKKLREKNSFNRISRKENDYYYKLKRNELNKLKEIDSQVKELERLQRLKNQASQLPNDNIEDQLTEITDDTKIVKDKRQVINIQKKKKKTKKIIKI